A genomic region of Denticeps clupeoides chromosome 17, fDenClu1.1, whole genome shotgun sequence contains the following coding sequences:
- the LOC114767393 gene encoding uncharacterized protein CFAP97D1, giving the protein MYKAYQPLRPATNKYLQMRWDQAQYEEHRTKVKNARPVVDTKGAQTPAHVQLKLKKLQLEDEKLAIVERDNQLLASKLADIVRSKGMVDHRNDYPERSLNAERRREELLKVTRENQAILHRLTGRQSDYRRPLWEESWEKVERRRDDIAKYPRGVSNKQRSKRKVTFVGSESETERSTGTDNHNSGSTGNTDTEEQG; this is encoded by the exons ATGTACAAAGCCTACCAGCCACTCAGACCGGCCACCAACAAGTACCTCCAGATGCGGTGGGACCAGGCTCAATACGAGGAGCACCGCACCAAG GTGAAAAATGCCAGGCCCGTGGTGGACACTAAAGGCGCACAAACCCCGGCACACGTTCAGCTGAAATTAAAGAAGCTGCAG tTAGAAGATGAGAAACTGGCCATCGTTGAGAGGGACAACCAACTTCTCGCTTCAAAGCTGGCAGACATCGTACGGTCAAAGGGAATGGTTGACCACCGAAATGATTATCCTGAGCGCAG CCTGAACGccgagaggaggagagaggagctcCTGAAGGTGACCCGCGAGAACCAGGCCATCCTGCACCGCCTGACGGGGCGCCAGTCCGACTACCGCCGCCCGCTGTGGGAGGAGAGCTGGGAGAAGGTGGAGCGCCGGCGGGACGACATCGCCAAGTACCCGCGCGGAGTGTCCAACAAACAG AGGTCAAAGAGGAAGGTGACATTTGTAGGAAGTGAGAGCGAAACTGAGAGATCCACGGGGACCGATAACCACAACAGTGGCAGCACTGGCAACACTGACACTGAGGAGCAAGGATAA